From the Actinomycetota bacterium genome, one window contains:
- a CDS encoding FAD-dependent oxidoreductase: protein MYERFSSKGFSAVYVGPYETKEACDQWKEEYGLPFDVIPDEDGTLFKQLSNGWVPYSILVGPDGKVILWESEFNEAGFTAAVEKIYEEPVAPGEAKPAPQAAPRRSGRAWGANILILGGGAGGLVAAYHLRKKLPKGHRIIVMDREPNHLFQSSLLWRAVGLRSAEQIQRPLSDLVKKGVEFINEPAVQIDMDRKLVRTPSQEVDFDFLIVALGAELAPQEVLGFDEMALNLYDLEGTARIQAALDDFSGGKVGVLVTDMPFKCPAAPYEAALLVDSFLRKKGVRERSKVDIYTPEHQPMPIAGAAMGDAISKVLKKRGIGYHPLFTFEWISPGDHTITQSSGDPQEVDLLLAVPPHRAPEVVGYSGLLGSSGWIHVDANTLQTEHEGVYAIGDVNNIRLANGKNLPMAGVFAHSEAGVVADRIVAEIEGKTPEATFEGHGYCWLELGGGKAGFAAGNFYAEPEPAVRLYPPTHPAHWGKVAFEKWWLRHWF, encoded by the coding sequence CTGTATGAGCGCTTCTCCTCCAAAGGATTCTCGGCCGTTTACGTGGGCCCGTATGAAACGAAGGAAGCCTGCGATCAATGGAAGGAAGAGTACGGTCTTCCTTTCGACGTTATCCCCGACGAAGACGGAACGCTGTTCAAGCAGCTCAGCAATGGTTGGGTGCCATACTCTATTCTCGTAGGTCCCGACGGCAAGGTGATCTTGTGGGAGAGCGAGTTTAACGAGGCCGGCTTCACGGCCGCGGTAGAAAAAATATACGAGGAGCCGGTGGCGCCGGGCGAAGCGAAGCCTGCGCCCCAGGCAGCACCGCGGCGCTCCGGGCGGGCATGGGGCGCCAACATCCTCATCCTCGGTGGAGGGGCCGGCGGCCTGGTGGCTGCCTATCACCTGCGCAAGAAGCTTCCCAAGGGCCATCGGATCATCGTCATGGACCGCGAACCCAATCACCTCTTCCAGTCATCGCTGCTCTGGCGCGCGGTCGGCCTGCGCAGCGCCGAGCAGATCCAGCGTCCACTGTCGGACCTGGTTAAAAAGGGAGTCGAGTTCATCAACGAGCCGGCGGTGCAGATAGATATGGACCGCAAGCTGGTGAGAACCCCGTCGCAGGAAGTCGATTTTGACTTCCTGATAGTGGCGCTGGGGGCGGAGCTGGCTCCGCAGGAAGTGTTGGGTTTTGATGAGATGGCCCTCAACCTCTACGACCTGGAAGGAACGGCAAGGATACAGGCCGCCCTGGACGATTTTTCCGGCGGCAAGGTCGGAGTGCTTGTCACCGACATGCCTTTCAAATGCCCGGCGGCGCCGTACGAAGCTGCGCTTCTGGTGGATTCCTTCCTGCGGAAAAAGGGTGTGCGGGAAAGGTCGAAGGTTGATATCTATACTCCCGAGCATCAGCCAATGCCCATAGCAGGAGCGGCGATGGGCGACGCCATATCAAAAGTGCTCAAGAAGCGCGGCATCGGCTACCATCCGCTGTTCACCTTCGAGTGGATAAGCCCCGGCGACCACACCATCACTCAATCCAGCGGTGATCCCCAGGAGGTCGACCTGCTCCTGGCCGTTCCTCCTCACCGGGCGCCCGAGGTTGTGGGTTACTCCGGCCTGCTCGGCTCCTCCGGGTGGATACATGTAGACGCGAATACGCTTCAGACCGAGCACGAGGGCGTATACGCCATCGGCGACGTCAACAATATCCGGCTGGCGAACGGCAAGAATCTTCCCATGGCGGGCGTCTTCGCCCACTCTGAAGCCGGGGTCGTAGCCGACAGGATCGTCGCCGAGATCGAAGGCAAGACGCCGGAGGCGACATTCGAGGGCCACGGCTACTGCTGGCTGGAGCTTGGCGGCGGCAAGGCCGGATTTGCCGCGGGCAACTTCTACGCGGAACCCGAGCCGGCGGTGCGGTTATACCCGCCGACGCATCCCGCGCACTGGGGCAAGGTAGCTTTCGAGAAGTGGTGGCTGCGGCACTGGTTCTAG
- a CDS encoding sodium:calcium antiporter, producing MTLLLLVISLAIILAGCEGFTNGIEWFGKKHGLGEGAVGSILAAVGTALPETLIPLIALVFASAENSKDIGVGAILGAPFMLSTLAMFVTGAALVIFSRTNGRDINPRVNHKIISRDLGFFLIFYLTAVIAGLVHVRPLHWVLVGFLLIGYGIYVYVTLRTEGDLDGHTRPLYLASSHPPNFPRLRWILLQVAISLGAIIAGAHFFIGAVSDISGYLGLPALVISMLISPIATELPEKFNSVLWIRSRKDTLALGNITGALVFQSTFPVSIGLLLTNWELDTVSLVSAGIALGSGSLLYLWMRFKRTLSWWMLLLCGAWYSAFVVYALATNL from the coding sequence TTGACACTGTTGCTGCTCGTGATAAGCCTCGCCATAATCCTCGCCGGCTGCGAGGGTTTCACCAACGGCATCGAGTGGTTCGGCAAGAAACACGGTCTGGGAGAGGGAGCCGTCGGCAGCATCCTGGCCGCGGTCGGCACCGCCCTGCCCGAGACGCTCATCCCCCTCATCGCCCTGGTCTTCGCCTCCGCTGAGAACTCAAAGGACATCGGCGTCGGCGCCATCCTCGGGGCACCCTTCATGCTCTCCACTCTGGCGATGTTCGTCACCGGCGCCGCCCTGGTAATATTCAGCCGAACCAACGGCCGCGATATCAACCCCAGAGTCAACCACAAGATCATCAGCCGCGACCTGGGTTTCTTCCTCATCTTTTACCTGACCGCGGTCATTGCCGGGCTTGTCCATGTGCGGCCGCTTCACTGGGTGCTGGTCGGGTTCCTTTTGATAGGTTATGGCATTTATGTTTATGTGACGCTAAGGACCGAGGGCGACCTCGACGGCCACACCCGGCCGTTGTACCTGGCAAGCTCGCATCCGCCCAACTTTCCCCGCCTGCGGTGGATCCTGCTGCAGGTAGCGATCTCCCTCGGCGCCATCATCGCCGGGGCACATTTCTTCATCGGGGCGGTTTCTGACATATCCGGCTATCTGGGGCTGCCGGCGCTGGTCATCTCCATGCTGATCTCGCCGATCGCCACCGAGCTGCCGGAGAAGTTCAACAGCGTGCTCTGGATCCGCTCGCGGAAAGATACCCTCGCCCTGGGGAACATCACCGGCGCGCTGGTTTTTCAGAGCACCTTCCCGGTTTCGATCGGGCTACTGCTGACCAATTGGGAACTCGACACGGTTTCCCTGGTTAGCGCCGGGATAGCGCTTGGCAGCGGCTCGTTGCTGTATTTATGGATGCGGTTCAAACGGACGCTCAGCTGGTGGATGTTGCTGCTTTGCGGGGCATGGTACTCGGCGTTTGTGGTCTACGCGCTGGCGACGAACCTGTAA
- a CDS encoding YfhO family protein, giving the protein MNLAKLSKARFIKFGVFPAFVYFACFCILSFPAILELPSRFFGDEVDGMQNVWNIWHVRQSIVNLQNPYFSSMIHFPEGTSLLAHTLSLVNSIPGVFLESFFSPFTSYNILVVISVVASGLSAFLLAYYFCENYWPSILAGFIYAFSGYSVLHLGSHINLTSLEWLPLFLLFWHKMLIRPRITTASIAALFLILTFYSELYYAFYAALLAFIFLIAVMIKKKPEYFATIRHLVSFGIFLTISVAAISPFLLALSRAFKAGGFVDLHIPEVFSTELISFIIPGPLNDWFSQQLHFGEGLGQSFIGISVWGLIIFAIINRKKLPAKDFFTAWLFILFFFLLLSLGPILHIVNYEISLPLPYSLLQSVLPIANIGGMPNRMMAVVILAASMISAMSLARIWDSQIKKKRLVVGATILLVVFEYMPAQPLRPIIPEQPAYAYAIKNMPPGAVFDDTTDKLLNYQLIHGHPIFGGYISRRPGSVAWQDEGIEKAFQAGNYDALCSYGFRYVVIAGNGKINNAELRYYDSDKKVYDLSHYDSYCDEHLASTDTTNSN; this is encoded by the coding sequence ATGAATCTAGCGAAGCTGTCTAAGGCACGTTTTATTAAGTTTGGCGTTTTCCCCGCATTTGTATACTTCGCATGTTTTTGTATTCTTTCTTTTCCTGCAATCCTGGAACTTCCATCACGCTTCTTCGGCGACGAAGTGGATGGCATGCAAAACGTCTGGAATATATGGCATGTGCGCCAATCGATTGTAAATCTGCAAAATCCGTATTTTTCTTCAATGATTCATTTCCCGGAAGGGACTTCGTTGCTGGCGCATACTTTAAGTCTTGTGAATTCAATTCCCGGGGTTTTTTTAGAGTCATTCTTCTCTCCCTTCACTTCATACAATATTCTTGTGGTTATATCAGTAGTCGCCAGTGGCTTAAGCGCTTTTTTGCTTGCTTATTATTTTTGCGAGAACTACTGGCCGAGCATTCTGGCCGGTTTTATCTATGCCTTTTCCGGATATTCGGTTCTGCACCTTGGCAGCCATATCAACTTGACTTCTCTCGAATGGCTACCGTTGTTTTTGCTTTTCTGGCACAAAATGCTAATACGACCACGTATCACAACTGCATCAATTGCTGCGCTCTTTCTCATCCTCACTTTTTATTCAGAACTATATTATGCTTTCTATGCCGCTCTGCTGGCATTCATTTTCCTGATTGCTGTAATGATCAAGAAAAAGCCGGAGTACTTCGCTACAATCAGACATCTGGTTTCGTTCGGAATTTTCTTAACAATTTCGGTTGCCGCAATCTCCCCTTTTCTATTGGCATTGTCGCGTGCTTTTAAGGCAGGCGGTTTCGTCGACTTACACATACCGGAAGTCTTTTCTACCGAACTGATAAGCTTTATAATTCCTGGCCCGCTGAACGACTGGTTTAGCCAGCAGTTGCACTTCGGGGAAGGCCTTGGTCAAAGTTTCATAGGGATCAGCGTCTGGGGTCTCATAATCTTTGCAATTATCAATCGCAAGAAGTTGCCAGCCAAGGATTTCTTCACGGCGTGGCTTTTTATCCTTTTCTTCTTTCTTTTGCTAAGCCTGGGGCCGATTTTACATATCGTGAATTATGAGATAAGTCTCCCCTTACCTTATTCGCTTCTACAATCGGTTCTGCCGATTGCCAATATTGGCGGCATGCCCAACCGGATGATGGCCGTGGTCATCCTGGCCGCGTCGATGATCAGCGCCATGTCGCTGGCGCGTATATGGGACTCCCAAATAAAAAAGAAACGGCTGGTTGTTGGTGCAACCATATTGCTGGTTGTCTTCGAATACATGCCGGCCCAGCCATTGCGGCCGATCATTCCCGAGCAGCCAGCATATGCATACGCGATAAAGAATATGCCTCCTGGCGCGGTTTTTGATGATACCACCGATAAGCTGTTGAACTATCAACTAATTCATGGCCATCCCATATTCGGCGGCTATATTTCACGCAGACCAGGCAGCGTCGCTTGGCAAGATGAAGGGATCGAAAAAGCTTTTCAGGCAGGCAATTATGATGCACTTTGTAGCTATGGGTTCCGATATGTAGTCATTGCGGGAAACGGCAAGATTAACAATGCCGAGCTTAGATACTATGATTCAGACAAAAAGGTTTACGATCTTTCACATTATGATAGTTATTGCGACGAGCACCTGGCAAGTACTGACACAACAAACTCTAACTAA
- the tkt gene encoding transketolase: MELDRLCITTIRMLALDAVEWANSGHPGLPLGAAPSAYVLWSRFLKFNPSDPFWPDRDRFVLSAGHGSALLYAMLHLTGYKLSLKELKNFRQWGSKTPGHPEYTPENGIETTTGPLGQGFAAGVGMAMAERHLAAIFNHEEHQIVDHRTYAIVSDGDLMEGISSEAASLAGHLALGKLIYIYDNNHISLAADTRLTFTEDVRKRFQAYGWQVIDVDDANDTAKIEKALTKARDNERQPSLVMIASHIGYGSPKQDTFEVHGSPLSAEDTAATKEFYGWPQEPAFFIPGEVQAHMKEPGQKGKLRQAQWTSNLASYGDKNPGLMKQWDLMMNGKLPRGWDKDIPVFEAGTEIATRKAAGQVLNAIAARVPSIVGGSADLDPSTNTAIKGKGSYQPPGTGDDSIQGAVPGVWGYAGANIAYGVREHAMAGITSGLAVHGGLRPFAATFFIFSDYMRPAMRLAAMMKLPAIYVFTHDSVGLGQDGPTHEPVEHLASFRAMPGMTVIRPSDANEAAEAWRLTLKRKSGPIALILTRQGLPVLDRGKYAAASGLARGAYILADTSPAHGVPDLIIIATGSEVHVALEAYERLAKEGDWVRLVSMPSWEIFEEQDVDYRQEVLPPAVTRRLSVEAGASLGWQKYVGDSGDIISIDRFGASAPGATVLEKLGISAENVYAHARALLKDIKVKS; this comes from the coding sequence ATGGAACTGGACCGATTGTGCATCACCACCATCCGGATGCTGGCCCTGGACGCCGTCGAGTGGGCAAACTCCGGCCACCCCGGCCTGCCGCTGGGCGCGGCGCCGTCAGCCTATGTTCTCTGGAGCCGATTTCTAAAATTTAATCCGTCCGACCCCTTCTGGCCCGACCGCGACCGCTTTGTCCTCTCCGCAGGGCATGGCTCCGCGCTGCTTTACGCCATGCTGCACCTGACCGGCTACAAACTCTCGCTCAAGGAACTAAAGAACTTCCGCCAGTGGGGCAGCAAGACCCCGGGCCACCCCGAATACACGCCGGAAAATGGAATCGAGACAACCACGGGCCCGCTGGGCCAGGGCTTCGCCGCCGGAGTAGGCATGGCCATGGCCGAGCGCCATCTTGCGGCCATCTTCAATCACGAAGAGCATCAAATCGTCGACCACCGCACCTACGCGATCGTCAGCGACGGCGATCTCATGGAAGGTATCAGCAGCGAGGCCGCTTCGCTGGCCGGCCACCTTGCCCTCGGAAAGCTCATATATATCTATGATAACAACCACATCTCACTCGCCGCCGACACGCGGCTGACATTCACCGAGGATGTTCGCAAACGTTTCCAAGCCTATGGATGGCAGGTCATCGATGTCGATGACGCCAACGACACCGCCAAGATTGAAAAAGCACTGACAAAGGCGCGCGATAACGAGCGCCAGCCCTCGCTGGTCATGATCGCCTCACACATTGGGTACGGCAGCCCCAAACAGGATACATTCGAGGTCCATGGCAGCCCCCTGAGCGCCGAAGATACCGCCGCTACGAAAGAATTCTACGGCTGGCCGCAGGAGCCCGCCTTCTTCATCCCCGGGGAAGTCCAGGCCCACATGAAAGAACCGGGTCAAAAAGGCAAGCTGCGCCAGGCGCAGTGGACTTCCAATCTGGCTTCATATGGCGACAAGAATCCCGGGCTGATGAAACAATGGGACCTGATGATGAACGGCAAGCTTCCCAGAGGCTGGGACAAAGACATCCCTGTCTTCGAAGCCGGAACCGAGATCGCAACCAGAAAGGCTGCCGGCCAGGTGCTGAACGCCATCGCCGCCCGCGTTCCCTCGATCGTAGGCGGCTCGGCTGACCTCGACCCATCGACCAACACCGCTATCAAGGGTAAGGGTAGTTATCAACCACCCGGCACCGGTGACGATAGCATCCAGGGGGCGGTTCCGGGAGTCTGGGGCTACGCGGGCGCCAACATCGCCTACGGGGTGCGAGAACATGCCATGGCCGGCATAACCAGCGGGCTGGCGGTCCACGGCGGCCTGAGGCCCTTTGCCGCCACCTTCTTCATCTTTTCCGATTACATGCGTCCGGCGATGCGCCTGGCGGCGATGATGAAGCTGCCCGCCATCTACGTATTTACTCACGATTCCGTCGGACTGGGCCAGGACGGCCCCACCCATGAACCTGTCGAGCACCTGGCTTCCTTCAGAGCCATGCCCGGCATGACGGTGATCCGTCCATCCGACGCCAACGAGGCCGCCGAAGCCTGGCGTCTGACGCTCAAACGCAAAAGCGGCCCCATCGCGCTCATCCTGACCCGTCAGGGGCTGCCGGTCCTGGATCGCGGCAAATACGCAGCCGCCAGCGGCCTTGCCCGCGGCGCCTACATTCTCGCCGACACCTCTCCCGCCCATGGAGTTCCCGACCTGATCATAATCGCCACCGGCTCCGAAGTGCATGTCGCCCTGGAGGCGTACGAAAGGCTGGCGAAAGAGGGCGACTGGGTCAGGCTCGTATCGATGCCCTCCTGGGAAATATTCGAGGAGCAGGATGTCGACTACCGGCAGGAGGTCCTGCCTCCCGCCGTGACCCGGCGGCTGTCGGTCGAAGCCGGCGCCAGCCTCGGATGGCAGAAATACGTCGGCGACTCCGGCGACATCATCTCCATCGATCGCTTCGGGGCCTCGGCGCCTGGCGCCACGGTTCTGGAAAAATTGGGTATCTCTGCAGAAAACGTCTACGCGCATGCCCGAGCGCTGCTGAAAGACATAAAAGTAAAATCTTAG
- a CDS encoding class I SAM-dependent methyltransferase codes for MTEHTSGYYRDEFGRLASLYDFGVKNAFRWIGGEIGFRCGIVEAADVRPGQHVLDVACGTGTLLALLAACTGPDGRAVGIDMSEQMLEMGRQKVKMSQVEFIQGNAEALPFEDESFDRATASLAIHEMNRQGRANALAEMHRVLKPGGLAVLADMRRPDTLSTKLGMRFVRMFETDTLTDMWSHGLYREVMEAGFWGVTRHIAGRGFFEVLVGEK; via the coding sequence ATGACGGAACACACCTCCGGTTACTATCGCGATGAGTTCGGCCGCCTGGCGAGCCTGTATGATTTCGGCGTCAAGAACGCCTTTCGCTGGATAGGCGGCGAGATCGGTTTCCGCTGCGGCATCGTCGAGGCGGCGGATGTGCGCCCCGGGCAGCACGTCCTCGACGTCGCCTGCGGCACCGGCACCCTGCTGGCGCTGCTGGCCGCCTGCACCGGGCCGGACGGCCGTGCCGTGGGCATCGACATGTCGGAGCAGATGCTGGAGATGGGGCGGCAGAAGGTGAAGATGTCACAGGTCGAGTTCATCCAGGGCAACGCAGAGGCTCTGCCGTTCGAGGACGAATCCTTCGACCGCGCCACCGCTTCACTGGCGATCCACGAGATGAACCGGCAAGGCCGGGCAAACGCGCTGGCGGAGATGCACCGGGTGCTGAAGCCGGGCGGTCTGGCGGTGCTTGCCGACATGAGACGGCCGGACACTCTTTCCACCAAGCTGGGGATGCGATTCGTGCGCATGTTCGAGACTGACACCTTGACCGATATGTGGTCTCATGGACTCTACCGCGAGGTGATGGAAGCAGGTTTTTGGGGCGTGACGCGGCATATCGCCGGGCGCGGATTTTTCGAGGTGCTGGTGGGGGAGAAGTAG
- a CDS encoding DUF1015 domain-containing protein has product MIKLADVVPFRGLRYNREAVSDLSQAISPPYDIISPSEQRRYHEKNPFNAIHLDFGMEKPADSESDNRYTRAAGLLRKWLSDRVLLPEDSPAFYLCREEFRLGDGSTASREGFIALIRLADFSEGVVLPHEETASGPKADRLRLMQATEANLSAIYCLYSDPEHTVIGELREGAGAKPEVQLKDEAGTVHSLWVVDDPEHTAAVNSFLADKTLLIADGHHRYETALAYRDERRAREEGAGGGAEDSPNGRPYDFLMVYLTDMDSTGPAILPIHRFVSGLSEGAAENLPAALSEKFDVTEIERGAAAEIAKAEDAGGSRQRRLLAAMAAAGPGRNTFGMYLPATGGYYLLTGREPRPMFEDTADGSSQGGKSAAYRSLDVAVLDRVILDEVMGIRPGGANESARVRFVERTEKAFEEITKPGFDAAFFLNPTSMQEIKEVAEAGEKMPQKSTYFYPKPVTGLVFRSFSY; this is encoded by the coding sequence TTGATAAAATTGGCCGACGTCGTTCCATTTAGAGGGCTGCGCTATAACCGGGAGGCGGTTTCCGACCTCTCCCAGGCGATCTCTCCTCCCTATGATATCATCAGCCCCTCCGAGCAGAGGCGTTACCACGAAAAGAACCCTTTCAACGCCATCCATCTGGATTTCGGGATGGAAAAGCCAGCCGACAGCGAAAGCGACAACCGCTATACCCGGGCCGCCGGATTACTGCGGAAATGGCTCAGCGACCGGGTTCTGTTGCCTGAAGACTCGCCCGCTTTCTACCTCTGCCGCGAAGAATTCCGGCTCGGCGACGGCTCTACCGCCAGCCGCGAAGGCTTCATCGCGCTCATCCGCCTGGCCGACTTTTCTGAGGGCGTGGTGCTTCCCCATGAGGAGACCGCCTCAGGCCCCAAGGCGGACCGGCTGCGCCTGATGCAGGCGACCGAGGCCAACCTCAGCGCCATCTACTGCCTCTACTCCGATCCCGAACATACTGTTATCGGGGAATTACGCGAAGGCGCCGGCGCCAAACCTGAGGTTCAACTGAAGGATGAGGCCGGCACCGTCCATTCTCTCTGGGTCGTTGACGATCCGGAACATACCGCCGCGGTGAATTCATTTCTTGCCGACAAGACCCTGCTGATCGCCGACGGCCACCATCGTTACGAGACGGCGCTGGCCTATCGTGACGAACGGCGCGCTAGAGAAGAGGGCGCCGGCGGCGGCGCTGAAGACTCACCGAACGGCCGGCCCTACGATTTCCTCATGGTGTACCTGACGGACATGGACAGCACCGGCCCCGCCATCCTGCCGATCCACCGTTTTGTTTCCGGCCTGAGCGAGGGCGCCGCCGAAAATCTTCCCGCGGCCCTGTCGGAAAAGTTCGATGTTACCGAGATCGAGCGGGGCGCCGCTGCTGAAATCGCCAAGGCTGAAGACGCCGGCGGCTCGCGCCAGCGCCGCCTGCTCGCGGCCATGGCGGCCGCCGGCCCCGGCCGCAATACTTTCGGCATGTACCTTCCCGCCACCGGCGGCTACTATCTGCTCACCGGCCGTGAGCCCCGTCCCATGTTCGAGGATACGGCCGACGGCAGCAGCCAGGGCGGCAAGTCAGCGGCTTACCGCTCACTCGACGTCGCCGTCCTCGACCGCGTCATCCTGGACGAAGTCATGGGAATCCGTCCCGGCGGCGCCAACGAGTCCGCCAGGGTGCGCTTCGTCGAGCGCACGGAAAAAGCTTTTGAGGAAATCACCAAGCCGGGGTTCGACGCCGCTTTCTTCCTAAACCCCACAAGTATGCAGGAGATCAAAGAGGTGGCCGAAGCCGGCGAGAAGATGCCGCAGAAATCGACTTATTTTTACCCCAAGCCGGTGACCGGCCTGGTCTTTCGCAGCTTTAGTTACTAG
- a CDS encoding cation diffusion facilitator family transporter, with translation MHVHEKPNTGTKLGAALVSVLVNIFLIALKVVAGVLTGSIGILAEATHSLLDLVASLLAYLGIRWAERPADETHAFGHEKFENMSSWVQMLLLGGTCIVIVYESVRRLIEGFEIQVTWYALAVMIIAIAVDFRTSHFLHASAHRAGGSAALEADALHFISDMWGALAVVAGLALAALGIKVADPIAAIMVALIIGATAVRSGLRTASILLDKSPDEQLLEQIRELAKGHPEVVNFHSLRARQAGSKVLLDLCIELDEGTSLGQAHDISHELAEEIKKKIPAVSDALIHAEPACPHGELDEQH, from the coding sequence ATGCATGTCCACGAAAAACCGAACACCGGCACCAAGCTGGGCGCAGCGCTGGTCTCGGTGCTGGTGAACATCTTTTTGATCGCGCTAAAGGTGGTGGCCGGCGTTCTCACCGGCAGCATCGGCATCCTGGCCGAAGCGACCCATTCTTTGCTCGATCTCGTCGCCAGCCTGCTGGCATACCTGGGCATCCGCTGGGCCGAGAGGCCGGCCGACGAAACCCACGCCTTCGGCCACGAGAAATTCGAGAACATGAGCAGCTGGGTGCAGATGCTGCTGCTGGGCGGGACCTGCATCGTCATCGTTTACGAATCGGTCAGGCGACTGATCGAGGGCTTCGAGATCCAGGTCACCTGGTACGCGCTGGCGGTGATGATAATCGCCATCGCCGTCGACTTCCGCACCAGCCACTTTCTGCATGCATCCGCCCACCGGGCCGGCGGCAGCGCCGCCCTGGAGGCGGACGCGCTCCATTTCATCTCGGACATGTGGGGCGCGCTCGCGGTCGTGGCGGGTCTGGCGCTTGCGGCCCTGGGGATAAAGGTAGCCGATCCGATCGCGGCGATAATGGTGGCGCTCATCATCGGCGCCACCGCGGTGCGTTCAGGCCTGCGCACGGCCTCGATACTGCTTGATAAAAGTCCCGACGAACAACTGCTCGAACAGATACGGGAGCTGGCCAAGGGACATCCCGAGGTGGTCAACTTCCATAGTCTGAGGGCGCGGCAGGCTGGCAGCAAGGTGCTTCTGGACCTCTGCATCGAGCTGGATGAGGGCACCAGCCTGGGGCAGGCCCATGACATTTCGCATGAACTGGCGGAGGAGATCAAAAAGAAGATACCCGCGGTGAGCGACGCGCTGATCCATGCAGAGCCGGCCTGCCCGCACGGGGAGCTGGACGAGCAGCACTAG
- a CDS encoding metalloregulator ArsR/SmtB family transcription factor, giving the protein MKPKAKNIERDRIELLKIMGHPLRIQILEQLEDGVRCVSDFDELLEASQPNISQHLGMLRRNGLIDYYVDGRLRCYFLVDPIVPDLLKLLRKLYEGDLEAPACCPVTKTGKYPGDRKH; this is encoded by the coding sequence ATGAAACCAAAAGCGAAAAATATCGAGCGCGACCGGATCGAGCTGCTCAAGATAATGGGGCATCCTTTGAGGATCCAGATCCTCGAGCAGCTCGAGGACGGCGTCAGGTGCGTCAGCGACTTTGACGAGCTTCTGGAGGCAAGTCAACCGAATATCTCCCAGCACCTGGGGATGCTCCGAAGGAACGGCTTGATCGATTATTACGTGGACGGCCGCCTGCGCTGCTACTTCCTGGTCGATCCGATCGTGCCGGACCTCCTGAAACTCTTAAGGAAACTATACGAGGGAGACCTGGAAGCGCCGGCGTGCTGCCCGGTGACGAAGACGGGGAAATACCCTGGGGACAGGAAGCATTAA
- a CDS encoding B12-binding domain-containing radical SAM protein, which yields MSQLTLPLMGALTPEGHEVTAVDENVEPIDFDVEADLIAITALTPTAPRAYEIADEFRRRGRTVVLGGVHPSLMAEEAATHADSVVIGEAEESWPQLLADHRNGGMKTTYSADAKPDLAGLPIPRRDLMKQDAYLNIPKVETSRGCPFRCSFCSTTIFYGPRMRFRPVEEVIAEVKAAEHRFVFFTDNNITANKSYAKRLFKALAPLGVYWLSQGSIDMADDAELMELAQASGCAGMLVGFESLSEENIAEMGKNASNRVAEYEDKIRIFHKHKIGLIGCFVFGFDGDDQSVFKKTVKFINRNNIDCPQLTVLTPYPGTSLRAELLSQDRIIHSRWEKYDVGNVAFIPKKMTPEELQAGYQWACKKVYSYPSITWRGLKSMSYMRHPYRSYLFSRNSSVYRKLFQVSQED from the coding sequence ATGAGTCAGCTGACTCTGCCGTTGATGGGCGCGTTGACGCCTGAGGGACATGAAGTAACCGCCGTCGACGAGAACGTGGAGCCGATCGATTTTGACGTCGAGGCCGACCTGATAGCGATCACGGCGCTGACGCCGACGGCCCCGCGGGCATACGAGATAGCCGACGAATTCAGGCGGCGCGGCCGCACTGTAGTGCTCGGTGGAGTGCATCCGTCGCTGATGGCTGAAGAGGCGGCGACGCATGCGGACTCGGTGGTCATCGGCGAGGCGGAAGAATCCTGGCCGCAGCTGCTGGCCGATCACCGCAACGGCGGCATGAAGACGACCTACAGCGCCGATGCCAAGCCCGATCTGGCCGGTCTGCCGATTCCCAGGCGTGACCTGATGAAGCAGGACGCCTATCTGAACATCCCCAAGGTCGAGACGTCGAGGGGATGTCCCTTCCGCTGCTCTTTCTGTTCGACCACGATCTTCTACGGGCCGCGTATGCGGTTCCGTCCGGTGGAGGAGGTCATCGCCGAGGTCAAGGCGGCCGAGCATCGCTTCGTCTTCTTCACAGACAACAACATCACCGCCAATAAAAGCTACGCCAAGCGCCTGTTCAAGGCCCTGGCGCCGCTGGGGGTCTACTGGCTCAGCCAGGGATCGATCGATATGGCCGACGACGCCGAGCTGATGGAACTGGCGCAGGCAAGCGGCTGCGCCGGCATGCTGGTCGGTTTCGAATCGCTCTCGGAGGAGAACATCGCCGAGATGGGCAAGAACGCTTCCAACCGGGTGGCGGAATACGAGGACAAGATCCGCATCTTCCACAAGCACAAGATCGGGTTGATCGGCTGCTTTGTCTTTGGTTTTGACGGCGACGACCAGTCCGTCTTCAAGAAGACTGTTAAATTCATCAACCGCAACAACATCGATTGCCCGCAGCTGACGGTGCTGACGCCCTACCCGGGCACATCACTAAGGGCCGAACTGCTGAGTCAGGACCGGATCATTCATTCCCGCTGGGAAAAATACGACGTCGGCAACGTCGCCTTCATCCCCAAGAAGATGACACCGGAAGAGCTGCAGGCCGGCTACCAGTGGGCCTGTAAAAAGGTCTACTCATACCCGTCGATCACCTGGCGCGGCCTCAAATCGATGTCTTACATGCGGCACCCCTACCGTTCCTACCTTTTCTCACGAAACAGCAGCGTCTACCGCAAACTGTTCCAGGTCAGCCAGGAGGATTAA